The Vibrio syngnathi DNA window GTTGCAGCAATGGCAAGCCAAGCACTAAGCGCAACAGGTATCGCGGTAATGATTTGTTTAGGTGCATTGTGGGTTGGCTATATTGTTTCGAACAAAGAACTGTCTGACCACTTTGTTGCACCAGATAACTCTCGCGTAGTAACAGAAGACACCCAAGACTAGCTTCTAGCTTCTAGCTTCTAGCTTCTAGCTTCTAGCTTAAGAAAACAAAAAAGAGCGAGATTACTCGCTCTTTTTTATTTCTATACACCTAAGAAAAAACCAGTAGCGGTGCTACTGGCTTTCATTGAAATCATCTTATTTATTGCGAGACTATTTTTTCTTAGTCGGACGCTGCCAGTTGGCAATTTTACGCTCTTTGGCTCGACTGATAACTAACTCATTTTCAGCAACATCACGAGTCACCGTTGAGCCTGCACCGACAGTTGCGCCATTACCAATAGTAACAGGTGCAATGAGTTGGCTATCTGATCCAACAAATACGTCATCACCAATGATGGTTTTAAACTTGTTTGCACCATCGTAGTTACAAGTAATTGCACCCGCACCCACGTTTACGCGTTGACCAATTTCAGCATCGCCTAAGTACGTTAGGTGATTCGCTTTAGAGCCTTCACCAAGGCAAGTATTCTTCACTTCAACAAAGTTACCAACATGCGAGTTATTACGCATGTCAGCACCAGGACGTAGACGAGTGAAAGGGCCAATCGTACAGTCTTCACCGACCGTTGCACCTTCGATTACGCTGTATGGACGAACGATGGTGTTGTCATCGATCTCACAATCTTTCAATACACAACCGGTGCCGATAACCACGTTGTCGCCAATGCTTACGCTGCCTTCGATGATAACGTTAGTATCAATCTCAACATCCATGCCGCATTGCAGTTCACCACGTAGATCAAAGCGGCTTGGGTCGCGCAGCATTACGCCTTGCTTTAATAGTTTGTCAGCTTGCTCAGCTTGGTAAGCGCGCTCTAGACGAGCCAGTTGAGAGCGATCGTTAACGCCTTCAACTTCAATTGGGTTTACAGGATGAACCGCTTCAACCGCACGGCCTTCATCGTGAGCCGCTGCGATAACGTCAGTCAGGTAGTATTCACCTTGTGCGTTGTCATTGCTTAGACCTGATAACCAACGCTTAAGATCGCCACCAGTAGCCACCATAACGCCGGTATTAATCTCTTTGATAAGCTTCTGCTCATCAGTTGCATCTTTCTGTTCAACGATTGCCACAACAGGACCATTGCGACGAATGATACGACCGTAACCCATAGGGTTATCTAGAACGACAGTAAGCAGTGCTATACCACCGTTTGGTTGAGCGTCTAATAGATTTTCAATGGTTTCTGGCGAGATAAGCGGAACATCACCGTATAACACAAGTACTTTTTCATCATCAGCGAAATGTGCAGAAGCCTGATCGACCGCGTGGCCAGTACCTAACTGTTCAGCTTGCAGTGCCCAGTTAACCGTCTCGCTCGCTAGCGTAGACTTCATCTGATCACCACCATGGCCGTAGACCAAGTGAATGTTTTGAGCGCCTAAGCCGTTACAGGTGTCAATAACATGCTTCACCATTGGCTTACCCGCAAGCGTGTGCAGAACCTTTGGTGTGTTTGAATACATGCGAGTGCCTTTGCCCGCCGCGAGAATCACTGCGCTAAACTTCATTGTAAACCTATCCAACAATATTTTTATTAAGTCGATATTGTAACCGTTTTTTGCAAAAAATTAAATCGCAATGGCCACTTAGCCTGCAATGATAAATAATATGAGTCTTTCTGAGCACCCAAAAATGCAAAAAGGCGACCCTTATTAGGTCGCCTTTATCTCAGAGTCTATAATCTTAAAAAGACTAACGACGCTGTTTTGTCAGTTCGATAACTCGTAACTGAGCAATGGCTTTAGCCAGTTCACCGGCCGCTTGTGCGAAGTCTATATCGCCATGCTGATTTTGGATATTCTCCACAGCCTTGCGTTTAGCTTCTTCCGCCTTTGCTGCGTCTAGTTCTTCACCACGGATAGCTGTATCAGCCAGTACAGTCGCTGTACCAGGCTGAACTTCTACCATGCCACCAGAAACATAAATAATTTCTTCGTGACCGTGCTGCTTAACAATACGCACCATACCAGGCTTGATAGCGGTCAGCAGTGGAGTGTGACCATGGAAAATACCAAGCTCACCCTCACTACCGGTCACCTGAAACGTCTCAACAAGACCAGAGAAAATTTGTTTCTCGGCACTTACAACGTCTAGGTGAAAGGTTATTGCTGCCATATCGCCTCCTAGTTAGCCTTATAGCTTCTTAGCATTCTCGATAGCTTCGTCAATTGCACCACAGTACATGAACGCTTGCTCTGGAATGTCATCGTATTCACCAGATAGAAGACCTTGGAAGCCACGTAGAGTCTCTTTAAGAGGTACGTAAACGCCTGGGTCACCTGTAAATACTTCCGCTACGTGGTAAGGCTGAGTTAGGAACTTCTCAATCTTACGAGCACGAGATACGACTTGCTTATCTTCTTCAGATAGCTCATCCATACCTAGGATAGCAATGATATCTTTCAGCTCTTTATAGCGCTGAAGAGTAGACTGAACGCCACGAGCGATGTCGTAGTGTTCTTGTCCAACTACCAATGGATCCAGTTGACGTGAAGTAGAATCTAGCGGGTCGATCGCTGGGTATAGACCCATAGATGCGATGTTACGGTTAAGTACTACCGTAGCATCTAAGTGAGCGAACGTTGTTGCTGGAGACGGGTCAGTCAAGTCATCCGCAGGTACATATACCGCCTGTACAGACGTGATAGAACCAGCTTTAGTTGACGTGATACGCTCTTGTAGAACACCCATTTCTTCAGCTAGTGTAGGTTGGTAACCTACCGCAGAAGGCATACGACCTAGAAGTGCTGATACTTCAGTACCTGCTAGTGTGTAACGGTAGATGTTATCAACGAACAGTAGAACGTCACGACCTTCGTCACGGAAGCGTTCTGCCATTGTTAGACCAGTCAGTGCAACACGTAGACGGTTACCTGGTGGCTCGTTCATCTGACCGTAAACCATCGCTACTTTTGATTCTTCAGGTTTTTCGATGTTTACAACACCTGCTTCCTGCATTTCAAAGTAGAAATCATTACCTTCACGAGTACGCTCACCTACACCTGCAAATACAGATAGGCCTGAGTGTTGAAGTGCGATGTTGTTGATAAGTTCCATCATGTTAACGGTCTTACCTACACCAGCACCACCGAATAGACCGATTTTACCACCCTTAGCGAATGGACAAATCAAGTCGATTACTTTAACACCAGTTTCTAGAAGAGCTGTCTCGTTAGACTGCTCTTCGTAGCTTGGAGCTTCACGGTGAATGGCGTAATGCTCTTCAGCACCAATCTCGCCACACTCATCAATCGCGTCACCTAGGACATTCATGATACGACCCAATGTCTTAGTACCTACTGGTACTGAGATTGGAGCGCCAGTATTTTCAACTGTCAAACCACGACGTAAACCATCAGAGCTACCCATTACGATTGCGCGAACTACGCCACCGCCAAGTTGTTGCTGAACTTCAAGAACTAGACGCTCTTTCACTTCATTAACATTCAGAGCATCGTATACACGAGGTACTTCGCCCTGTGGGAACTCTACGTCGACTACCGCACCGATGATCTGTACGATCTTACCTGTAGCCATCGTTAATCCTCTAACTATTTAGTTTTACCTAAGCTTAAACCGCAGCTGCGCCTGAAACGATCTCAGAAAGTTCTTGTGTAATCGCCGATTGACGGGCTTTGTTATACACAAGTTCTAAGTCATCAATAATGTCACCAGCATTATCTGTTGCTGATTTCATTGCAATCATTCGAGCCGCTTGCTCACAAGCAAGATTCTCAACCACACCTTGGTACACTTGAGATTCGACATAGCGAACCAGTAGTGCATCTAGTAGTGGTTTTGGCTCGGGCTCATAAATGTAATCCCAAGAATGACTGCGTTTCATTTCTTCGCTGTCTGATTTAGGCAAAGGAAGTAATTGATCGATCGTTGGTTCTTGAACCATAGTGTTTTCAAACTTGTTGAACACTACGAACAGGCGATCTAGTTCGCCTTCATCATATTTCTTCAGCATAACGCTTACAGAGCCAATCAAGTCTTCAAGGCTTGGACGATCGCCCAGACCAGAAACTTGAGCTGCTACTTTCGCGCCGCTGTTATTGAAAAATGCTGTTGCTTTAGAGCCTACAATTGCAAGCTCTACATCAGCACCTTTCTCAGACCAATCTTTCATGTCATTCATGGCTTTTTTGAACAAGTTAATGTTCAAACCACCACAAAGACCACGGTCTGTAGAAACGATGATGTAACCAACACGTTTGGCTTCTCGTTCCTCAAGATAAGGATGCTTATACTCGAGGCTACCATTAGCCAAATGACCGATCACTTTACGCATTGTTTCTGCATATGGACGAGTAGCTTCCATTGCGTCTTGAGAACGACGCATTTTTGAAGCTGCTACCATTTCCATTGCTTTCGTAATCTTCTGTGTGCTTTTAACACTACCGATTTTATTACGTATCTCTTTTGCGCCGGCCATCGTTACTCTCCGTTAATGGTATGAGGTGGCCCTAAGACCACCTACCAATTACCAGGTCTGGGTTGCCTTGAAATCGTCAACAAGCTTCTTCAGCTCAGCTTCGATTTCTTTGTTGAAAGCACCCGTTGCGTCGATCTGTGTTGCTAGATCAGCGTATTGACCACGAGCAAACGACAGTAAAGCAGCTTCAAAATCTAGAACTTTAGAAAGTTCTACGTCTTGAAGGTATCCACGCTCTGCAGCGAAGATTACTAGAGCTTGGTCAAATACAGACATAGGAGCGTATTGCTTCTGCTTCATCAGTTCTGTAACTTTTTGACCGTGGTCTAGCTGCTTCTTAGTCGCTTCATCAAGATCCGAAGAGAACTGAGCAAATGCTGCAAGTTCACGGTATTGAGCTAGAGCAGTACGGATACCGCCAGATAGCTTCTTGATGATTTTAGTCTGCGCCGAACCACCTACACGAGAAACTGAGATACCTGGGTCAACAGCTGGACGTACGCCCGCGTTGAATAGCTCAGTTTGTAGGAAGATCTGACCATCAGTAATCGAGATTACGTTCGTTGGTACGAATGCAGATACGTCACCAGCTTGCGTTTCGATGATAGGTAGAGCAGTTAAAGAACCAGTCTTGCCTGTCACTTCGCCGTTAGTGAATTTTTCTACGTATGCTTCGCTTACACGAGCTGCACGCTCTAGTAGACGAGAGTGAAGGTAGAAAACATCACCTGGGAACGCTTCACGACCTGGTGGACGCTTAAGTAGTAGTGAAATTTGACGGTAAGCTACCGCTTGCTTAGATAGATCATCATAAACAATCAGTGCGTCTTCGCCGCGGTCACGGAAGTATTCACCCATCGCACAACCAGCATACGGTGCAAGGTATTGCAGCGCTGCAGATTCAGAAGCCGATGCAACAACAACAACAGTGTTAGCCAGTGCGCCGTGCTCTTCTAATTTGCGAACTACGTTAGCAATGGTCGACGCTTTTTGGCCGATAGCTACGTAGATAGAGAAAATACCAGAGTCTTTCTGGTTAATAATCGCATCGATCGCCATTGCTGTTTTACCAGTCTGACGGTCACCGATTATTAGTTCACGTTGACCACGACCGATAGGGATCATTGAGTCAACTGACTTGTAACCAGTTTGAACAGGTTGATCTACCGATTTACGCTCGATTACACCTGGTGCGATAATTTCTACAGGCGAAGTAAGTTTCGCTTCGATTGGACCTTTACCATCAATTGGCTCGCCTAGCGTGTTTACAACACGACCAAGCATTTCAGGACCTACTGGTACTTCAAGAATACGACCAGTACCTGTAACTTTCATGCCTTCCTGTAGGTCAGCATACGGGCCCATTACAACAGCACCAACCGAATCACGGTTCAAGTTTAGTGCTAGCGCGTAACGGCCACCCGGTAGTTCGATCATTTCACCTTGCATCACGTCCGCTAGGCCGTGGATGCTAAGGATGCCATCGCTTACAGAAACGATAGTACCTTCATTGCGAGCTTCACTAACAACGTCGAAAGATTCAATACGTTGTTTAATTAGATCGCTAATTTCAGTGGAATTAAGTTGCATGCTCCAATCCCCATTAAGACTGCAATGCATCGCTCAGGCGGTCTAAACGACTGCGCGCTGAGTTATCGATGACTAGGTCTCCGGCTCGAATAATAACTCCACTAAGTAGAGTCTCATCTATACTGCAATTCAGCTGAACTTTGCGCGCTAGGCGCAGTTCCAATTTGCTGATGATGTTTGTGCGCTGTTCTTCAGAAAGTTCAACAGCTGAAGTAACTTCAACGTCGATCTTTTTCTCATGCTCTTGTTTAAGCAATAAGAACTGTTTACAAACATCAGGAAAGGCCATTAAACGACCATTCTCTGCCATCACTTTAATTAAGTTTTGGCCGAATTCATCAAATTGTTCGCCACAAATTACAATGAATATTTCAGCTAATTTTTCAGCAGTCATTGAACTGCTTAATAAATTGTGAACATCATCATTTTGTGCCACTTCGGCAGCAAAAGTAAGCATTTGACCCCATTGGTCTAGCTCACCTTTATCTACCGCAAAGTCAAACGCTGCTTTAGCATAGGGGCGTGCGATTGTAGTCAAATCAGACATATACAGCCCCTTGCTTTAAAGTTTTGCAGTAATGTTGTTAAGAAGATCATCGTGTACATCTTTATCGATTGTACGTTCAAGGATTTTCTCAGCACCAGCTATAGCCAGAGTTGCGACTTGTTTGCGCAGGTCATCACGGGCACGTGTACGCTCTGCTTCAATTTCTGCTTCAGCTTGCGCTAAGATCTTCTGGCGTTCTGCCTGAGCCTCTTCGCGTGCTTCATCAATAATTTGAGCTTTACGTTTGTTTGCCTGATCAATAACCTCAGTTGCAGTGCGCTTTGCTTCTTTCATTTGCTCAGAAGCGTTGGCTTGTGCCAGGTTCAAGTCTTTAGCAGCGCGTTCAGCGGCTACTAGACCGTCAGCAATTTTCTTCTGACGTTCTTCAATTGCTTGCATGATTGGTGGCCATACATATTTCATGCAGAACCAAACAAACAGTGAAAAAGCAATTGCTTGACCTAGCAGAGTTGCGTTCATATTCACAACAGCTACCCCTCGTTAAGAATCAACTACAAAAATTTAATTAACTATTTAGAAGTTAATTAGCCTGCTAGTTGACCAACAAATGGGTTAGCAAACGTGAATAGTAGTGCGATTACGATACCGATCATTGGAACAGCATCCAATAGACCAGCGATGATGAACATCTTAACTTGTAGCATTGGAGCCATTTCAGGTTGACGCGCAGCGCCTTCTAGGAATTTACCACCAAGAATAGCAAAACCAATTGCAGTACCTACGGCACAAAGACCAACAATGATAGCAACAGCGATTGCTGAAAAACTTAGTACAGTTTCCATTTACGTTCTCCGATTAACATTAATAGTTAGAATAAAGCTTAAAAATTTTTTAGTGATCACTATCTTCATGAGCCATTGATAAGTAAACGATTGTCAACATCATGAAAACAAACGCTTGAATCAAAATAACCAAGATATGGAAGATAGCCCAAGGTAGTGCACCTACCCATTGTAAATACCACGGTAGCATTGCCGCGATAAGAATAAACACCACCTCACCCGCAAACATATTACCAAATAAACGCATACCTAGAGATAGTGGCTTCGCGAGTAACGAAATTACCTCAAGTACCAAGTTAAATGGAATCATGATTGGGTGATTAAATGGATGCAGTGCCAATTCTTTAGCAAATCCGCCCAGACCTTTCACTTTGATGCTGTAGTAGATCATCAGAGCAAAAACACCTAAAGCCATTGCCATTGTTATATTAACATCAGCTGTAGGAACCACTTTCAAGTAAGGGATACCTAGCCAATGCTCTGCAGGATACGGTAAGAAATCGATAGGCACTAAGTCCATCAAGTTCATAATGATAATCCAGCAGAATATAGTCAGTGCTAGTGGGGCAATCAGAGGGTTGCGGCCATGGAAAGTTTCTTTAACGTTGTCGCCAACGAATTCCACTACCATTTCAACAAAACACTGAAGCTTACCAGGTACACCTACTGTTGCTTTCTTAGCGACTGAGCGAAAAACCCAAAGGAATAACACCCCTGTCAGCACAGAAAAAAACAGACTGTCTATATGTACGTTCCAGAAACTTGTCTCCTCTACAAGACCAAACTTAGCTAAAGAAAGGTTTTGTAAATGGTGTTCAATGTATCCGGATGCTGTTGGCGCAGCCATAACTCATCCTATTTTTTATTGTTAATGAAAAGCACTGGCGCAAAGATATTAATACCTAGAACCAGTAAATAGGTCAGTTTGAGGGGAATTAATTCCACCTGCATATACATGTAGACGATAGAGAATAGTAGAACTGTGATTAAGATTTTTAGCGCTTCACCAGCATAGAACGACGCCGCAA harbors:
- the atpD gene encoding F0F1 ATP synthase subunit beta: MATGKIVQIIGAVVDVEFPQGEVPRVYDALNVNEVKERLVLEVQQQLGGGVVRAIVMGSSDGLRRGLTVENTGAPISVPVGTKTLGRIMNVLGDAIDECGEIGAEEHYAIHREAPSYEEQSNETALLETGVKVIDLICPFAKGGKIGLFGGAGVGKTVNMMELINNIALQHSGLSVFAGVGERTREGNDFYFEMQEAGVVNIEKPEESKVAMVYGQMNEPPGNRLRVALTGLTMAERFRDEGRDVLLFVDNIYRYTLAGTEVSALLGRMPSAVGYQPTLAEEMGVLQERITSTKAGSITSVQAVYVPADDLTDPSPATTFAHLDATVVLNRNIASMGLYPAIDPLDSTSRQLDPLVVGQEHYDIARGVQSTLQRYKELKDIIAILGMDELSEEDKQVVSRARKIEKFLTQPYHVAEVFTGDPGVYVPLKETLRGFQGLLSGEYDDIPEQAFMYCGAIDEAIENAKKL
- a CDS encoding F0F1 ATP synthase subunit epsilon; this translates as MAAITFHLDVVSAEKQIFSGLVETFQVTGSEGELGIFHGHTPLLTAIKPGMVRIVKQHGHEEIIYVSGGMVEVQPGTATVLADTAIRGEELDAAKAEEAKRKAVENIQNQHGDIDFAQAAGELAKAIAQLRVIELTKQRR
- the glmU gene encoding bifunctional UDP-N-acetylglucosamine diphosphorylase/glucosamine-1-phosphate N-acetyltransferase GlmU — encoded protein: MKFSAVILAAGKGTRMYSNTPKVLHTLAGKPMVKHVIDTCNGLGAQNIHLVYGHGGDQMKSTLASETVNWALQAEQLGTGHAVDQASAHFADDEKVLVLYGDVPLISPETIENLLDAQPNGGIALLTVVLDNPMGYGRIIRRNGPVVAIVEQKDATDEQKLIKEINTGVMVATGGDLKRWLSGLSNDNAQGEYYLTDVIAAAHDEGRAVEAVHPVNPIEVEGVNDRSQLARLERAYQAEQADKLLKQGVMLRDPSRFDLRGELQCGMDVEIDTNVIIEGSVSIGDNVVIGTGCVLKDCEIDDNTIVRPYSVIEGATVGEDCTIGPFTRLRPGADMRNNSHVGNFVEVKNTCLGEGSKANHLTYLGDAEIGQRVNVGAGAITCNYDGANKFKTIIGDDVFVGSDSQLIAPVTIGNGATVGAGSTVTRDVAENELVISRAKERKIANWQRPTKKK
- the atpG gene encoding F0F1 ATP synthase subunit gamma, whose amino-acid sequence is MAGAKEIRNKIGSVKSTQKITKAMEMVAASKMRRSQDAMEATRPYAETMRKVIGHLANGSLEYKHPYLEEREAKRVGYIIVSTDRGLCGGLNINLFKKAMNDMKDWSEKGADVELAIVGSKATAFFNNSGAKVAAQVSGLGDRPSLEDLIGSVSVMLKKYDEGELDRLFVVFNKFENTMVQEPTIDQLLPLPKSDSEEMKRSHSWDYIYEPEPKPLLDALLVRYVESQVYQGVVENLACEQAARMIAMKSATDNAGDIIDDLELVYNKARQSAITQELSEIVSGAAAV
- the atpE gene encoding F0F1 ATP synthase subunit C, encoding METVLSFSAIAVAIIVGLCAVGTAIGFAILGGKFLEGAARQPEMAPMLQVKMFIIAGLLDAVPMIGIVIALLFTFANPFVGQLAG
- the atpH gene encoding F0F1 ATP synthase subunit delta; this encodes MSDLTTIARPYAKAAFDFAVDKGELDQWGQMLTFAAEVAQNDDVHNLLSSSMTAEKLAEIFIVICGEQFDEFGQNLIKVMAENGRLMAFPDVCKQFLLLKQEHEKKIDVEVTSAVELSEEQRTNIISKLELRLARKVQLNCSIDETLLSGVIIRAGDLVIDNSARSRLDRLSDALQS
- the atpB gene encoding F0F1 ATP synthase subunit A, with protein sequence MAAPTASGYIEHHLQNLSLAKFGLVEETSFWNVHIDSLFFSVLTGVLFLWVFRSVAKKATVGVPGKLQCFVEMVVEFVGDNVKETFHGRNPLIAPLALTIFCWIIIMNLMDLVPIDFLPYPAEHWLGIPYLKVVPTADVNITMAMALGVFALMIYYSIKVKGLGGFAKELALHPFNHPIMIPFNLVLEVISLLAKPLSLGMRLFGNMFAGEVVFILIAAMLPWYLQWVGALPWAIFHILVILIQAFVFMMLTIVYLSMAHEDSDH
- the atpF gene encoding F0F1 ATP synthase subunit B, which translates into the protein MNMNATLLGQAIAFSLFVWFCMKYVWPPIMQAIEERQKKIADGLVAAERAAKDLNLAQANASEQMKEAKRTATEVIDQANKRKAQIIDEAREEAQAERQKILAQAEAEIEAERTRARDDLRKQVATLAIAGAEKILERTIDKDVHDDLLNNITAKL
- the atpA gene encoding F0F1 ATP synthase subunit alpha, giving the protein MQLNSTEISDLIKQRIESFDVVSEARNEGTIVSVSDGILSIHGLADVMQGEMIELPGGRYALALNLNRDSVGAVVMGPYADLQEGMKVTGTGRILEVPVGPEMLGRVVNTLGEPIDGKGPIEAKLTSPVEIIAPGVIERKSVDQPVQTGYKSVDSMIPIGRGQRELIIGDRQTGKTAMAIDAIINQKDSGIFSIYVAIGQKASTIANVVRKLEEHGALANTVVVVASASESAALQYLAPYAGCAMGEYFRDRGEDALIVYDDLSKQAVAYRQISLLLKRPPGREAFPGDVFYLHSRLLERAARVSEAYVEKFTNGEVTGKTGSLTALPIIETQAGDVSAFVPTNVISITDGQIFLQTELFNAGVRPAVDPGISVSRVGGSAQTKIIKKLSGGIRTALAQYRELAAFAQFSSDLDEATKKQLDHGQKVTELMKQKQYAPMSVFDQALVIFAAERGYLQDVELSKVLDFEAALLSFARGQYADLATQIDATGAFNKEIEAELKKLVDDFKATQTW